AAATTTTATCTTCCAACCATTCAATAGCAATAGCATTTGGCGTATCTCTAGCATAGTCTTCAAAAATAGTTAACACTGTTTTATGTGCTGGATAATCCGTAGTCGTTTGATTTACTGTTTCAATAAGCCAGTTCCGCTCTTCCACAGTCATCATATCAATATCTTTAAGCTTTACGTTTACATCCTTAAGCATTTGCGAAATGATATAAATAAGTCGCTCGCCCATGACACGAATCGTATCTTCTTTATACAATGCTTTTGAATAGTCAATATCCATATAAAATTGCTGATTCTTTTCTTCTAATGTAAAACTAATATCAAATTTCACATTAATTTCGTTATTTTCATATGGTGTTAAGGAAAGTCCTTCAATATTGACCTCATCCGTACCAATATTTATATAATTAAACAAAATATCAAATAACGGATTTCTAGATACACTCTTTGGTATACCAAGTTCCTCCACTAGCAATTCAAACTGACAATCTTGATTATCATAAGATTTGACTAGCTTATTTTTTGTATACTGAAGAAATTCTTCTAGTGGTATATCTTCATCGAGCTCACTTTTAATAGCCAAAGTATTAACAAACATACCGACAATCGATTCTAATTTTGCATGGTTTCTGCCTGAAATAACTGTACCAATGACAATATCTTTTTGGTTTGTATATTTCCAGAGCATGATATTAAGGGCTGCCATAATAAACATGTATGGTGTGATTCCATGCTTCTTAGTGAAAGCAAGAATTCCTTGATTTATATCACGTTCAAAAGAATAGTGAATTTTACCGCCTTCATAGCTTATAAACTCTGGTCTGTCATAATCGGTATACAAATCTAGTACTGGAACACCTTCTTTAAATTCATTTTTCCAATAGTCCAGTTGCTTTTGCACTTTTCCGCTGTTGTAAAAATCGTTTTGCCATTTAGCAAAATCTTTATATTGAATCTCTAAATCTGGAAGCTCCTCACCCTGATACATACAGCCGATTTCTTTTAGCAGGATATCTAAAGAACTCTGGTCCGAAATAATATGATGCATATCCAGAACCATGACATGTTCTTCCTCATTTAAGCTAATAAAAGTTACGCGCAATAATGGTGCTTTTTCAAGGTTAAATGGCTTTAAATTTGCTGTTATTGCTTCTTCTAACCGCTCTTTTTCAGACGTTTGAAACTTTACTTTGAAATCGACATTGTCTTCAATAATTTGAACTATTTCACCATCGACCATGTCGAACCGAGTTTTGAATGCCTCATGTCTTTCGACCACTTTAGAAAAGCATTGTTGGATTTTAGTATGCTCTAATCTTCCTTTGACATGATAGACGGCTGCAAAATTATACGGGATTGCATCCTCCACCAATTCGTTCATTATGTACATTCTCTTTTGTGCAGAGGATGCTTCATAATATTTCTGAACGCCCAGCTTTTCAATTACATCTACTGATTTTTGATCTAAATGCGCATCTATATATTGTTCCATTTTGCCAAATGTTGAATGAATAAATACGTCAGACACTGGAAACTCAATTTTTAATGTTTCCTTGATTTTCGAAGAAAGCATAATTGCATTCAGTGAATCTCCACCCATTTCAAAGAAATCACTCGTTTTCTGAATATCTGTTACACCAATTACTTCTTCCCAAAGCTTCCTTAATACAACAGCAGGGTCGAGTTGCTCCATTTCAACTTTTTCTATAGTAGAATGTATTGAATTATTACTTGGTAAAGGATTTATGGAATTCACTACGTCACTATCATATTCTTTTTTATCGAAGACATATGTTGGTAGTGCAACTCTTTTTAACGAAGAAGTAGTAGCAGCACTGATCATATCCCAATCAATTTTCAGCCCTCTACACCATAGGTCCCCGATAAGGCGGTAAACATTATTGATAAAGCTATCACTCGAATTTTCTATCAGATTCAAGACATTTTCAGCTTCAACATTTGTCATACATCGTTTTGTAATCGAATTTTCTAAATCACTACTGCCAAGTTTTATGACAAGTGCATCTTCAATATGTTGTTTAGCTTTTATACCAGGCTTTTTTATTAACGGAATCTGTTTTTTTCTTAAATCATATTTTTCATAAATGGCTTCATACGTAGCAAGTTGTCCATATGTTTGAATTATGCTAATTGCATCCCTCAAGGTCACTGCACCTGCGCAAACCATAGATACAAGTTCAGCAATCCCTTCCCCAACTAATGCGGATGGTTGAACGCCAAGCTCCCTTAGCATCTGGACACATGCATATCCACCTAGCAATGCTCTATAACACTTGACCTCATTATCATCATTTTCAATGTTTCTTACTTTTTCTGCAGTTTGCTGTGGTAACATTTTTAATAGCTGCTCTACTGTACGTTCATAACCTTTTAATAGGGGATAGAGACCTTCTACCGTCCCGCTTTTTCTCCATAAAATATTAACATCTTGTACACCAGGTAATATCAATACAAGGTTTCGTTTCCTTTTCCCATTGTTACTGCAGACATGGAAAGTACTACTTTCCATGTCTTTTCTGCTCGTAACAAACACTTTTCTATGTTCTAATGCTCTTCTCCCTTTTTGAAGGGTCCAGGAGGCATCTGCTAAATCAATATGATGGAGTTCCTTTAAATAACTCATCACTTGCGCAGAGGTATTATTCAAAGCCTCCCAACTCTTTGCAGAGAAAGGTAAAATGTATGAAATATTGTCTCTTTGCATGTTGTTCCATACCTCCTTACTTTGGCGCTTCTTCTAAAACAATATGTGCATTCGTTCCACCGATGCCAAAAGAGCTGACTGCTGCTTTTAGTTTCCCATGAGTTGTTTCTAGCTTCTTCGCCTCAGTATTGAAATAAAATGGACTGTTGTTTAGATCTAGTTTTTCATTAGGCTGATTAAAATTAATCAATGGTGGTACTACTTTTTTATCAAGCACTAAAACTGTTTTTATAAATCCTGCCACTCCTGCTGCTGCATCAAGATGACCGATGTTTGCTTTTACCGCTCCAATAGCACAGTAATTTTTTTTATTCGTTCCCCACGCCTGTTTTAAAGCTTCTATTTCAATTGGATCTCCTAAAGAAGTTCCCGTGCCATGTGCTTCTACAAAACTAATCTCCTCTGGTTTAATACCAGCGTTGCCTAATGCAGATTTAATGACATCTGTTTGGCCTTTAATACTTGGTGCCGTATAGCCAATCTTGTCAATACCATCATTGTTAACTGCAGAGCCTTTAATGACTGCATATATATGATCGTTGTCTTTTAAAGCTTTTTTCAAAGGTTTTAACAATACGACGCCGCATCCGTTCCCAGAAACCGTACCTGATGAATCATCAGAGAAAGGTCGACAATGGCCTTCTTTTGAAAAGATCATACCTTCATGCCATAGATAGCCTTCTTTTCGAGGATAGGAAATACTTACTCCACCTGCGATTGCCATATCCGCCTCTCCATTTAGAACAATCTGTGCTGCTTGATGGATTGCAACAAGAGACGTAGAACATGCCGTCTGAATGTTCATATTAGGACCTTTTAAATTCAACTTGTAGGCAATTCTAGTTGTCAGAAAATCCTTCTCATTGTATGTGATTGCTTCGAATGCATCGATGATATCATTCTGGTTGTTCCCAAACTTTGACATCCATAACAGATTGGAACCACTTCCAGCGTACATAGCAATTTTTCCGTCATAGTCGAATGAATTGTATCCCGCATTTTCCAATAGTTCATACGTACATTGATGCAATAAACGTATTTGAGGGTCCATCATGCTCGCTTCTTTATCCGAATAGTCAAATAGTTTTGCGTCAAAATATTCTACATCCTTTAAGAAGCCTTTTGCCCTTACATAATTCTCTTTCTCAAATACTTCTTTAGGAATGCCACTTTGTAAAAGATCGTCATCATTAAAGAAATGAATACTCTCCTTGCCATTGACAATATTCTGCCAGAATGAATGAATGTTTTCTGCGTCTGGGAATCGACATGCCATACCGATTACAGCTACATCATCATTACGAATTCCCTCGGTATTCACCGCTTCAGTTGAATCCTCGAAGGCTTCATCAAATCCGTCGTCATCAAAATAATCTTGATCAAATGATGGTTCCTCGGCAGTCGTCTCGTTTTGGCTACCATTCTTACCACTTTCCTGTGATAATTCTTGAACTAAACCATCTATGGTCGGATATTCAAAAAGCTTCATTACTGGAATCGTTAGCCCTAACTCACTATTAATCTTGTTATTGACCATCATTAATGTTAATGAAGTCCCTCCTACATCAAAGAAGTTATCATAGACACCAATATGGTCTTTTTGTAAAATCTCTTTCCAAATTTTCAGTATTTCACTTTCAAGTACTGATTTTGGTGGCATATTAACCTCAAGTACTTTCTTTTCCTCTAAGGTTGCTAATGCATTTTTGTTAATCTTTCCATTTGGAAGAACAGGCATGTTATCTAATTGCATATATTCAGTAGGTACCATATAATTTGGCAATTTTGACTGTAACCAGTTCTTTAGCCATAGTGAATCTTTTCTTGCTGCACTAGGCGCATCATCCTTTAGGCAATAATATAATGTCAAATTTTTGTTATAATCTGCATCTTCATTTGCCTTTACTACAACTATGTTGACATTTGAATGTTCTAAAGCAGCTTTTTCAATTTCACCAAGCTCAATTCGATACCCTCTGATTTTAATCTGATTATCTAATCTACCAGAAATTTCGATTTCACCATTAGCATGCATTCTCCCTCTATCACCCGTTTTGTAAACTTTAATACCAGGTAAATCTTCTACTAAAGTGAACTTTTTATCTGTTTCTAGCTTATCGTTGTAATAGCCCCTTGCAAGGCCTTCTCCTGCAATACATATTTCTCCATAAACACCATACGGTTGTAACTGTTGTTCTTCATTCAAAATAAAAATTTGTGTATTGGCAATTGGCTTACCGATACTTATATAATCTGAATGTGTAAGATCTTTTGTAGTTGACCATATAGTAGTTTCAGATGGTCCATACATGTTATAGATACTTGCTAGAGATTTTGACCTTATATCTTGAAGTAGTTGAATTGGGAAATTCTCTCCACCACTTAAAATACATGTCAACTGTGATAATGCCGGTGCAAACGCAGGATTATCGACAAATGTTTTAATTCTTGATACCGTACTTAAAATATGCGTAACCCCATATTTTATAATTTTTTGTGCAGCTAAAGTTGAATCTAGCTGTTCGATTTCATCTGCCATGTATATAGAATGACCTGTGCACATTGGTACAATGGATTCAAATGCAAAAATGTCAAATGATAATGTCGTTAAGCAAATGACTCTATCCTCTTCATTTCTAAAAATCCTTCTATTGACAATATCGTATATAAAATTAATGACAGAGGCATGATTGACCATAACGCCTTTTGGTTTTCCTGTTGATCCAGAAGTAAATATCGTATAGGCTAGTGAATTTACGGTGCAGGTAACTTCAGGATTTTTAATATTCTGTCCGTTTGCTTCTAATGCCCTACAGTCTATAGAGACACCGTTATAATCGACTGTTCCTACATGATCTCTATCTACTAACAATGCCTTTGGTTTGCTTAATTGCATCATATGGTCAATTCGCTCTTTTGGATAATTATGATCAATCGGAACATAGGCAGCCCCTGCTTTTAAAATGCCAAGCATACCAGCTAACATATTTTCATTCCTTGTTGTCATAAGTCCAACTAAATCTTCGTGTGCGACATGTAAGGATAGTAACTTGTGGGCAATTATATTGGCTTTTTTATTCAATTCTCGGTATGTCCAGACTGTACCATCTGAAGTAATCAATGCTGTTTTATCTGGATGTTTATCGACATTTCTTTCAAACATTTTGTGAAGTGTTACTTGTTCTGCTATATCAAGCTTGGTCTCTTCTAATTGTTTTAAGATGTTGTCTTTATCTATAGAAGAAACTACAGTCATTTTGCCAATTAGCGTTTCGCTATCCTTTAAGATACTTTCAAGAATTGTCTTGTAATTACTTTGCATTCTCTCCATCGTATCCTCGTTAAATAAATCAGTTGAAAAGTCAATAAAACAGTCAATTTCTTTATTCTTGCTCTGTTGTTGACATGTTAGAACTAAATCATAAGCAGAAGTTTGCGTATCAAATTGGAATGGACTAATTTTTATGCCATCAATATTCAAATCGTGAGTCTCCATGTTTTGGAAATCAAAACAAACATCAAACAGTGCGTTGCGGTTAAGTGTCCGCTTAATATCCAGTTGCTCAATCAAATCATCGAATTGATATTCTTGATTTTTTAATGCTTGAATGGTATTTTCTTTCACTTCATGGAAGAAATCGATAAACTTTTTCTTTGCCATTGGCTTGTTTCTTATCGCAAGCATATTAACAAACATACCCATGATATCCTTGACTTCATCTGTTGTACGTCCTGCTACTGGTGAACCAATCACGATGTCTTCCTGTCCAGAATATCTTTGAAGCAATACATACCAAGCACTTAGTAACGTCATATACATCGTGGCACTATTTTTTTGTGCAAACTTTTCCAATCTCTCCGCCATTTCACTTTCAATAGAAAAATGAACTCTTTTTCCTGCGAAAGTTTTGATTGCAGGTCTTTCCTTATCAATCGGAAGCTCCAATACAGGAATCCCATCTTTAAACATCTCAGTCCAATATTTTTTAGATTCTTGTATTTTTTCAGATGCTAGATACTGATTTTGCCATTCTGCAAAATCTTTATAGTGCACAGTTAATGGTGGCAACGAAGAAACATATAAATCATTAAAATCTTTTGTTAAAATTTCAACAGATGTTCCGTCTGCAATAATATGGTGTACATCGAATAGTAGTATGGATTTTACATCTGAAACTGTCACTAATTTCAGTCTACATAAAGGCGCTTTCGATAAATCAAAAGGTCTTATGAAGTCGTCAATTAAATCTTTTATTTGATCATCATTGTCTATCAATTGTTCTGTAAAAGTTAATTCCATATCTACATGGTCTTCAATCAGCTGGACAACTTTATTATCTTTAATGTCAAAGGATGTTCTTAATATTTCATGTCGCATCAATAGTTTTTCAGCAACTTGTCGCACCTTTTCCTCACTTAGTTTTCCTTCTATTATTGTGGCTGAAGGAAGATTATAGGCGGTACTTGTTTTATCCAGCAAATGCAAACTATACATACGCTTTTGCGCTGAAGAAGTATTATAATAAGCAGCTTTTTTTAATGGGACTATTTTATTTTTATTTACAGAATGTCCATTCAAACTAGCGATATAGGCATTCATTTTCTTTGGTGTCGTATGTTTAAATATTTCAGTAACAGCTATTTTTATACCTGTTTTACTCTCTATCACATTAGAAAGGCTTACCGCTTTTAATGAATCTCCGCCTAATTCAAAGAAATCCTGATTTTCTGTGATATTTTCAAATCCTAGTACGGATTTATAAGATTCAATAATGCATTCCTCTAAAGAATCCTTGCTTTCAATTGTTGCCGTAACTTGCTCTGAAGCTTCGAGTACTTTTTGTATTTCCGGATTACTTCTCAATGTATTTCCTTCTTGAGCTATTGTAATCGTAATAGGGTATCGTTTTTTCTCGAAATGATAGACTGGTAACGACACTCTATTGCGGACGTTACTGCCCATAAATTTCTGCCAATTTAGTTTTACTCCAGCACTCCAAGCAAGTCCAAGTTTTGCATAAACATATTCCAAATCATGTTCTTTTTCTATTGCGTGCCGTAAAATATTTAGGAATATTTGTCCTTCTTTTCTCTCTTTATGCTGTAATGCGAAGGTACATAAAGATCTTCCTCCACCTATCTCGATAAAGGCTGCATGCTCATCTTGTAAGATTAATGCTAGGTTTTTATCAAATTGTACTGGGTTTATAATATGTTCTGCCCAATATGTTGGCGTGCACATTTCATTTTCCTTCACCCATTCACCAGTGACATTTGAAACAATCGGAATGGATGGATTATTAAATTGAAATGCTTTGAGATATTCGCTGAACTCCGTTGCGGCATCCTGCATCATATAGGTATGGAATGCATGTGAGGTTTTAAGTATTGTCGCACCAATGCCTTTTTCTGACATTATTTTTTCAAATGCCTCTATTTTTTCTTTCGTTCCACCTACGACACAACGATCCGAAGTATTATTTAATGCTAACGATACGCCATCAATTAGCATTTCTTTCACTTCGTCTACACCTTTCATTACAGCAAGCATGACACCTGACTTCTGCTTCTGCATAATATCTCCACGGGCTCTGACAATTTTTACGGCATCAGCAAGACTCCATACGCCTGCAACTGCTGCGGCTGTTACTTCACCAATACTGTGTCCGATAAACGCCTTTGGCATTATCCCTACATCTATCAGTATTTTGGCAAGTGAAAATTCCGTAACAAACAATGCAAATTGACTATATTTTGTCTGATTAACGAGAGAGGAATCTGCATTGCCATAGATAATATCAAAGAATTCATGTTGTTCTTCTTCATTGAGATAGCCGAATATTTCATCAACATACTGACGGTAACGTTTACCTATAAAGCTGTCTGTTGCGTAATATAACTCTCTTCCGATTCCTTGATATTGGCTGCCCTGTCCTGAAAACATAAAGTAA
This genomic interval from Lysinibacillus sphaericus contains the following:
- a CDS encoding hybrid non-ribosomal peptide synthetase/type I polyketide synthase: MLKKKIELSEIQKGIYFECQTGEKNNYNISAAIKIKNEIDIVKFEKALQMLVNEQAALRSHIELLDGSLSMVINEEVDAAVHYYDVSKEHHNKRIDEIVNEEVGYEFNLSKAPLFRVSLIKEDNNLFILVLNLHHIIADGVSLDIFIKKLFTYYSNSLNGEVIELKEDCGFLNFVESENKKLANGNYEKQKEYWREKVKDANALNFPKDFSNAHHNGIGKEKSYRISKDLMNSIKKASQKEEVTPFIFCLAAFSALMGKCCNEKNVVVSSPFTNRPGFDFEETIGCFIYTLPLSVTIDNHKPFKDVIEAMYEEMIGAYKNIGYPNNLIARETESSIYTGIQSIFDITFVYDKYSKPTWEGVECDTFEMDNTMFPGNMMVILAEMPDGDMIKIQYKSDIYAEEMIEMLGRRFIKLLETVTAHTDVLVKDIDLFLEDEKVHILNTFNQSAFFDYKPMHIIDIFHERVRTYREHTALLFDNGSMSYEEVNKKANQIARKILQHKKKENEVIGVQLKRSKEMVLTILGILKAGCAYVPIENYYPENRKNYIFNDADINILITSKDLQYDFCQDKQIIFVDDNETYSGDDSNLDIVLNPFDLAYIEYTSGSTGEPKGVMIENHSVVNTIMDLERRFPVQEGDVYLYKTPFSFDISGTELYGWFMGKGALCILEHDGEKNPELILEFIDRYHVTHINFVPNMLKVFLELLNEKNNKEKLHSLRWIFVGGEALTADIIDKFFDMKLAVNLENVYGPTECTMWASHHSIQKCERVSNVSIGHPLNEIRWYVIDENNQLQVVGVPGELCLSGVGLARGYLNKEELTNEKFCENPFYDERKDPVWFKKMYKTGDLARWLPDGNIEFMGRMDHQVKISGLRIELGEIENAMVQFDGILEAVVVTKQSSNHLPVLCAYYVAPQQVPVAELRAFLSHYVPDYMIPAFFVHREKMPINSSGKIDRKILIADTTYNHHTTTINQVPESELETIIARIWKEVLEIDHVGIEDNFFEIGGHSMAAILVHSRLKQVLDMEFSITVLYQFPTIRLLSEQMMKNEQVEIQDRKNFFKRKKKSVYSDIAIIGMAIDVPGADNIKDFWHNLKHEKESIHFYNDEELRNLGISEETIHNKNYVKAKGRVDDIEYFDSEFFEYTPSEVNLMSPQLRLLYKGTWEALEDAGYYPESTEDKMGIFIGGSDDFQWYNEALGNNDNYSDMYQAFTMSTNHFLATRLAYKFNIKGPVFSSLTGCSTTLVTTHLACQSLMLGECDIAIAGGVTVELPNDGGYMYQDGMMFSSDGHCRPFDAEASGTIFSNGMGIVVLKRLDEALEAGDHIYAVIKGSAINNDGSQKAGFTAPSVDGQAEVIREAYKRAEIDPETVGYIEAHGTGTILGDPIEVESLTKAFATDKKRYSLLGSVKGNIGHTDTAAGVTGLIKVALSLKNRFIPGTVNYKNPNPKINFDETPFIVQSNGMEWQNNNNLPLRAGINSFGVGGTNAHMVLEEAPTVKNSSKEEKTNLFLFSAKTKNALIENIKSTLKYVASDQSINRSDAAWTLMAGRKHFKYRKAIVVNEHLGKDINVDEFIEDILDSECKKADEGKNVYFMFSGQGSQYQGIGRELYYATDSFIGKRYRQYVDEIFGYLNEEEQHEFFDIIYGNADSSLVNQTKYSQFALFVTEFSLAKILIDVGIMPKAFIGHSIGEVTAAAVAGVWSLADAVKIVRARGDIMQKQKSGVMLAVMKGVDEVKEMLIDGVSLALNNTSDRCVVGGTKEKIEAFEKIMSEKGIGATILKTSHAFHTYMMQDAATEFSEYLKAFQFNNPSIPIVSNVTGEWVKENEMCTPTYWAEHIINPVQFDKNLALILQDEHAAFIEIGGGRSLCTFALQHKERKEGQIFLNILRHAIEKEHDLEYVYAKLGLAWSAGVKLNWQKFMGSNVRNRVSLPVYHFEKKRYPITITIAQEGNTLRSNPEIQKVLEASEQVTATIESKDSLEECIIESYKSVLGFENITENQDFFELGGDSLKAVSLSNVIESKTGIKIAVTEIFKHTTPKKMNAYIASLNGHSVNKNKIVPLKKAAYYNTSSAQKRMYSLHLLDKTSTAYNLPSATIIEGKLSEEKVRQVAEKLLMRHEILRTSFDIKDNKVVQLIEDHVDMELTFTEQLIDNDDQIKDLIDDFIRPFDLSKAPLCRLKLVTVSDVKSILLFDVHHIIADGTSVEILTKDFNDLYVSSLPPLTVHYKDFAEWQNQYLASEKIQESKKYWTEMFKDGIPVLELPIDKERPAIKTFAGKRVHFSIESEMAERLEKFAQKNSATMYMTLLSAWYVLLQRYSGQEDIVIGSPVAGRTTDEVKDIMGMFVNMLAIRNKPMAKKKFIDFFHEVKENTIQALKNQEYQFDDLIEQLDIKRTLNRNALFDVCFDFQNMETHDLNIDGIKISPFQFDTQTSAYDLVLTCQQQSKNKEIDCFIDFSTDLFNEDTMERMQSNYKTILESILKDSETLIGKMTVVSSIDKDNILKQLEETKLDIAEQVTLHKMFERNVDKHPDKTALITSDGTVWTYRELNKKANIIAHKLLSLHVAHEDLVGLMTTRNENMLAGMLGILKAGAAYVPIDHNYPKERIDHMMQLSKPKALLVDRDHVGTVDYNGVSIDCRALEANGQNIKNPEVTCTVNSLAYTIFTSGSTGKPKGVMVNHASVINFIYDIVNRRIFRNEEDRVICLTTLSFDIFAFESIVPMCTGHSIYMADEIEQLDSTLAAQKIIKYGVTHILSTVSRIKTFVDNPAFAPALSQLTCILSGGENFPIQLLQDIRSKSLASIYNMYGPSETTIWSTTKDLTHSDYISIGKPIANTQIFILNEEQQLQPYGVYGEICIAGEGLARGYYNDKLETDKKFTLVEDLPGIKVYKTGDRGRMHANGEIEISGRLDNQIKIRGYRIELGEIEKAALEHSNVNIVVVKANEDADYNKNLTLYYCLKDDAPSAARKDSLWLKNWLQSKLPNYMVPTEYMQLDNMPVLPNGKINKNALATLEEKKVLEVNMPPKSVLESEILKIWKEILQKDHIGVYDNFFDVGGTSLTLMMVNNKINSELGLTIPVMKLFEYPTIDGLVQELSQESGKNGSQNETTAEEPSFDQDYFDDDGFDEAFEDSTEAVNTEGIRNDDVAVIGMACRFPDAENIHSFWQNIVNGKESIHFFNDDDLLQSGIPKEVFEKENYVRAKGFLKDVEYFDAKLFDYSDKEASMMDPQIRLLHQCTYELLENAGYNSFDYDGKIAMYAGSGSNLLWMSKFGNNQNDIIDAFEAITYNEKDFLTTRIAYKLNLKGPNMNIQTACSTSLVAIHQAAQIVLNGEADMAIAGGVSISYPRKEGYLWHEGMIFSKEGHCRPFSDDSSGTVSGNGCGVVLLKPLKKALKDNDHIYAVIKGSAVNNDGIDKIGYTAPSIKGQTDVIKSALGNAGIKPEEISFVEAHGTGTSLGDPIEIEALKQAWGTNKKNYCAIGAVKANIGHLDAAAGVAGFIKTVLVLDKKVVPPLINFNQPNEKLDLNNSPFYFNTEAKKLETTHGKLKAAVSSFGIGGTNAHIVLEEAPK